One window of Oryza brachyantha chromosome 12, ObraRS2, whole genome shotgun sequence genomic DNA carries:
- the LOC102719640 gene encoding K(+) efflux antiporter 3, chloroplastic isoform X2 has translation MQQQLVLRARVGVRPAAARRRVAAAPGDRGRRRVVGGGEEVDAAAAAAGARGVGDGHRERRGGDQRPGLRHAHLPRRHRARRPRLPRRQGQPSEILGFFCAGVVLNQFGLIRNLTDVKLLSEWGILFLLFEMGLELSLSRLKALARYAFGMGLPQVLLSTLAFTAFELPPNGAIGTKILQFLFDSRPDLVNIRSVDEAIVIGAALSLSSSAFVLQLLAEKGELPTRFGSATLGILLLQDIAVVPLLVILPVLESQNVVEQSVWPMLLAESLKALGGLGLLSLGGKYLIRRIFEFVAESRSSEAFVALCLLTVSGTSLLTQWLGFSDTLGAFLAGAILAETNFRTQIEADIRPFRGLLLGLFFVTTGTSIDMQLLIREWPNVLSLLGGLIAIKTLIITAIGPRVGLTLQESVRIGLLLSQGGEFGFVVFSLANRLGVLPLELNKLLIIVVVLSMALTPLLNEVGRRAAGVIDEKSETQEKPAEMVNYDATEPVVILGFGEMGKVLARFLSAPLSFGLDKDTEGWPYVAFDLNPAVVKSARKSGFPVLYGDGSRPLVLQSAGISSPKAVMVMHTGKEKTIEAVNRLRQAFPGVPIFARAQDMSHLLDLKKSGATEVVLENAETGLQLGSMLLRGLGVMSDDVSFLSKLVRDSMELQAQEALKNIENREIDIMKPLEVRVSDMVERNGNGSRMIAQEDSLRLSSRPNIPVIEVPLEDRITEMKVEDDQTGYDFNNIDSEDGVKYCLLEASDDESEASNSSKEMIDQSV, from the exons atgcagcagcagctggtgcTGCGCGCCCGTGTCGGTGTGCgtcctgcggcggcgcggcggcgcgtcgcTGCTGCGCCTGGGGATCGGGGGCGacgccgcgtcgtcggcggcggggaggaggtggacgccgcggcggcggcggcgggtgcgcGCGGCGTCGGGGATGGACATCGCGAGCGCCGTGGAGGTGATCAACGACCTGGGCTTCGACACGCTCACCTTCCTCGGCGTCACCGTGCTCGTCGTCCCCGCCTTCCGCGTCGTCAAGGCCAGCCCAGTGAA ATTCTTGGGTTCTTCTGCGCCGGCGTCGTGCTCAACCAGTTCGGCCTCATCAGGAACCTCACCGATGTCAAGCTCCTCTCCGAGTGGGGGATTCTCTTCCTG TTGTTCGAGATGGGGCTGGAGCTCTCGCTGTCTCGTCTCAAGGCTCTTGCCAGATACGCCTTTGGAATGGGTTTGCCGCAG GTCCTTTTGTCAACCCTCGCTTTCACGGCGTTCGAGCTTCCTCCTAATGGTGCCATCGGAACCAAAATTTTGCAGTTCCTCTTTGATTCAAGACCTGATCTA GTGAATATCAGGAGTGTTGATGAAGCAATAGTAATTGGGGCTGCACTATCACTATCTTCATCTGCTTTTGTTCTCCAG CTTCTTGCTGAGAAAGGTGAACTCCCAACAAGATTTGGTTCAGCTACACTGGGAATTCTCCTCCTGCAG GACATTGCAGTTGTTCCTCTCTTGGTCATACTCCCTGTGCTAGAGAGTCAG AATGTGGTGGAGCAAAGTGTGTGGCCAATGTTATTAGCTGAAAGCCTGAAAGCACTGGGTGGACTTGGCCTACTTTCCCTTGGTGGGAAATACCTCATCAGACGCATCTTTGAG TTTGTTGCAGAGTCGAGGAGCTCAGAAGCATTTGTTGCACTCTGTCTTCTTACGGTTTCAGGAACATCACTTCTTACTCAGTGGTTGGGATTTAGTGATACA CTAGGTGCATTTCTGGCAGGGGCTATTCTTGCAGAGACAAATTTCCGTACGCAAATCGAAGCTGACATTAGGCCATTCAGAGGATTGCTGCTTGGTTTGTTCTTTGTGACTACAGGAACTTCTATTGACATGCAG CTACTCATTCGGGAATGGCCTAATGTTCTATCACTGCTGGGAGGCCTTATTGCAATCAAGACATTAATAATTACTGCAATAGGACCTAGGGTTGGGCTAACTCTTCAAGAAAGTGTAAGGATAGGACTGCTGCTTTCTCAAGGAGGAGAGTTCGGGTTCGTGGTGTTTTCGTTGGCAAACAG GCTTGGTGTCCTACCGCTCGAGTTGAATAAACTGCTAATCATTGTTGTTGTACTGTCGATGGCGTTAACTCCATTACTCAATGAAGTTGGAAGAAGAGCAGCAGGGGTCATCGACGAGAAATCAGAAACACAAGAA AAACCAGCTGAGATGGTCAACTATGATGCCACTGAACCTGTTGTTATTCTTGGTTTTGGAGAAATGGGAAAG GTCCTTGCAAGGTTTTTGTCTGCACCATTATCTTTTGGGCTTGACAAAGACACCGAAGGATGGCCATATGTCGCATTTGATCTAAATCCTGCTGTTGTAAAG TCAGCTAGAAAATCAGGCTTTCCAGTGCTATATGGAGATGGTTCGCGTCCTCTTGTTCTACAATCTGCCGGCATATCTTCTCCTAAAGCTGTCATGGTCATGCATACTGGAAAGGAAAAGACAATTGAAGCTGTCAACAGATTGCGGCAAGCTTTTCCTGGT GTTCCCATCTTTGCTAGGGCTCAAGACATGTCACATTTGTTAGACCTAAAGAAATCAGGTGCAACAGAAGTTGTTTTGGAAAACGCCGAG actggcttgcaACTAGGTTCGATGCTTTTGAGAGGACTGGGTGTCATGTCTGATGATGTATCCTTCCTGAGTAAGCTTGTGAGGGACTCAATGGAGTTACAAGCTCAGGAAGCACTCAAAAACATCGAAAATCGAGAAATTGACATCATGAAGCCACTTGAG GTAAGAGTATCAGACATGGTTGAGCGCAACGGGAACGGTTCAAGAATGATAGCCCAGGAGGATTCACTACGCCTAAGTAGTCGCCCAAACATACCGGTAATTGAAGTGCCTCTAGAGGACCGGATAACCGAGATGAAGGTGGAAGATGACCAGACAGGGTATGACTTCAACAACATAGATTCTGAAGATGGTGTCAAATATTGTCTGTTGGAAGCCAGCGACGACGAAAGTGAAGCCTCCAATTCAAGCAAGGAAATGATCGACCAGTCTGTGTAG
- the LOC102719640 gene encoding K(+) efflux antiporter 3, chloroplastic isoform X1, producing the protein MAAAAAAPRHHHHRAVLLSARCSSSWCCAPVSVCVLRRRGGASLLRLGIGGDAASSAAGRRWTPRRRRRVRAASGMDIASAVEVINDLGFDTLTFLGVTVLVVPAFRVVKASPILGFFCAGVVLNQFGLIRNLTDVKLLSEWGILFLLFEMGLELSLSRLKALARYAFGMGLPQVLLSTLAFTAFELPPNGAIGTKILQFLFDSRPDLVNIRSVDEAIVIGAALSLSSSAFVLQLLAEKGELPTRFGSATLGILLLQDIAVVPLLVILPVLESQNVVEQSVWPMLLAESLKALGGLGLLSLGGKYLIRRIFEFVAESRSSEAFVALCLLTVSGTSLLTQWLGFSDTLGAFLAGAILAETNFRTQIEADIRPFRGLLLGLFFVTTGTSIDMQLLIREWPNVLSLLGGLIAIKTLIITAIGPRVGLTLQESVRIGLLLSQGGEFGFVVFSLANRLGVLPLELNKLLIIVVVLSMALTPLLNEVGRRAAGVIDEKSETQEKPAEMVNYDATEPVVILGFGEMGKVLARFLSAPLSFGLDKDTEGWPYVAFDLNPAVVKSARKSGFPVLYGDGSRPLVLQSAGISSPKAVMVMHTGKEKTIEAVNRLRQAFPGVPIFARAQDMSHLLDLKKSGATEVVLENAETGLQLGSMLLRGLGVMSDDVSFLSKLVRDSMELQAQEALKNIENREIDIMKPLEVRVSDMVERNGNGSRMIAQEDSLRLSSRPNIPVIEVPLEDRITEMKVEDDQTGYDFNNIDSEDGVKYCLLEASDDESEASNSSKEMIDQSV; encoded by the exons ATGGCGGCCGCAGCGGCGGCCCcgcggcaccaccaccaccgcgccgtCCTCCTCAGCGCacgatgcagcagcagctggtgcTGCGCGCCCGTGTCGGTGTGCgtcctgcggcggcgcggcggcgcgtcgcTGCTGCGCCTGGGGATCGGGGGCGacgccgcgtcgtcggcggcggggaggaggtggacgccgcggcggcggcggcgggtgcgcGCGGCGTCGGGGATGGACATCGCGAGCGCCGTGGAGGTGATCAACGACCTGGGCTTCGACACGCTCACCTTCCTCGGCGTCACCGTGCTCGTCGTCCCCGCCTTCCGCGTCGTCAAGGCCAGCCCA ATTCTTGGGTTCTTCTGCGCCGGCGTCGTGCTCAACCAGTTCGGCCTCATCAGGAACCTCACCGATGTCAAGCTCCTCTCCGAGTGGGGGATTCTCTTCCTG TTGTTCGAGATGGGGCTGGAGCTCTCGCTGTCTCGTCTCAAGGCTCTTGCCAGATACGCCTTTGGAATGGGTTTGCCGCAG GTCCTTTTGTCAACCCTCGCTTTCACGGCGTTCGAGCTTCCTCCTAATGGTGCCATCGGAACCAAAATTTTGCAGTTCCTCTTTGATTCAAGACCTGATCTA GTGAATATCAGGAGTGTTGATGAAGCAATAGTAATTGGGGCTGCACTATCACTATCTTCATCTGCTTTTGTTCTCCAG CTTCTTGCTGAGAAAGGTGAACTCCCAACAAGATTTGGTTCAGCTACACTGGGAATTCTCCTCCTGCAG GACATTGCAGTTGTTCCTCTCTTGGTCATACTCCCTGTGCTAGAGAGTCAG AATGTGGTGGAGCAAAGTGTGTGGCCAATGTTATTAGCTGAAAGCCTGAAAGCACTGGGTGGACTTGGCCTACTTTCCCTTGGTGGGAAATACCTCATCAGACGCATCTTTGAG TTTGTTGCAGAGTCGAGGAGCTCAGAAGCATTTGTTGCACTCTGTCTTCTTACGGTTTCAGGAACATCACTTCTTACTCAGTGGTTGGGATTTAGTGATACA CTAGGTGCATTTCTGGCAGGGGCTATTCTTGCAGAGACAAATTTCCGTACGCAAATCGAAGCTGACATTAGGCCATTCAGAGGATTGCTGCTTGGTTTGTTCTTTGTGACTACAGGAACTTCTATTGACATGCAG CTACTCATTCGGGAATGGCCTAATGTTCTATCACTGCTGGGAGGCCTTATTGCAATCAAGACATTAATAATTACTGCAATAGGACCTAGGGTTGGGCTAACTCTTCAAGAAAGTGTAAGGATAGGACTGCTGCTTTCTCAAGGAGGAGAGTTCGGGTTCGTGGTGTTTTCGTTGGCAAACAG GCTTGGTGTCCTACCGCTCGAGTTGAATAAACTGCTAATCATTGTTGTTGTACTGTCGATGGCGTTAACTCCATTACTCAATGAAGTTGGAAGAAGAGCAGCAGGGGTCATCGACGAGAAATCAGAAACACAAGAA AAACCAGCTGAGATGGTCAACTATGATGCCACTGAACCTGTTGTTATTCTTGGTTTTGGAGAAATGGGAAAG GTCCTTGCAAGGTTTTTGTCTGCACCATTATCTTTTGGGCTTGACAAAGACACCGAAGGATGGCCATATGTCGCATTTGATCTAAATCCTGCTGTTGTAAAG TCAGCTAGAAAATCAGGCTTTCCAGTGCTATATGGAGATGGTTCGCGTCCTCTTGTTCTACAATCTGCCGGCATATCTTCTCCTAAAGCTGTCATGGTCATGCATACTGGAAAGGAAAAGACAATTGAAGCTGTCAACAGATTGCGGCAAGCTTTTCCTGGT GTTCCCATCTTTGCTAGGGCTCAAGACATGTCACATTTGTTAGACCTAAAGAAATCAGGTGCAACAGAAGTTGTTTTGGAAAACGCCGAG actggcttgcaACTAGGTTCGATGCTTTTGAGAGGACTGGGTGTCATGTCTGATGATGTATCCTTCCTGAGTAAGCTTGTGAGGGACTCAATGGAGTTACAAGCTCAGGAAGCACTCAAAAACATCGAAAATCGAGAAATTGACATCATGAAGCCACTTGAG GTAAGAGTATCAGACATGGTTGAGCGCAACGGGAACGGTTCAAGAATGATAGCCCAGGAGGATTCACTACGCCTAAGTAGTCGCCCAAACATACCGGTAATTGAAGTGCCTCTAGAGGACCGGATAACCGAGATGAAGGTGGAAGATGACCAGACAGGGTATGACTTCAACAACATAGATTCTGAAGATGGTGTCAAATATTGTCTGTTGGAAGCCAGCGACGACGAAAGTGAAGCCTCCAATTCAAGCAAGGAAATGATCGACCAGTCTGTGTAG